The genomic interval TCAGCATAAATATATCAGGTGTGCACGCTTTctatatccacacacacaacgaGTACCGTCAAACATGTATTTAGTACATGAAGAGGTAAAACCCTGTGACCACCAGCCACCAACCGCGAAATCAAGAGCCACAGATGGAAAGACCTTTGTGAGAGTTTTCACAATGGAACTGGAAGTGATCTTACGCAGAGAGGCACTGGGTAATAGCATACATAATGCTAAGTACTGATTTCTATTCTTAGTTTGGGGCAGGGGTCCTACACAATCCACCGTCAAAGGGCTGCTCTGTTGCAGGCATCAGATGTAACGGGGCTGGAGGTATTTTGTGGTTAGGTATACCAGCAACCGGGCAAGTGTGTAAAGTTAGATCAGCCTTTTGCAGGGCACATAGCTGTTTGTGTATAATGGAGAAGGCTACCTCATCTGGAGATAAGGCAtttggaggaggaggctttAACACTTCCTCCCGCTCAGTAGGTGAGAGAACACTGTCAGTAATGGCAATGTCAGTGTTTGGGTTACACACTTGTAACCAGTCAGACATAGATTAGAATCAGGTTGGAGTAGGCTGGGGTTCTCTGGAGGAGCGTCTAAGACCTCCAGGTTAGGAGTTATGTCACCACCAGCTACTGTATATTGGTTCAAATGTGCTTTGCTGATAAATCCACTCAGTGAACAATGCAATGGACTGTTACAGTCaatgatgaaatacaaaattaaagctCCACTCCacatcacaaaacagaaaagaatatatatatatatatatatatatatatatatatatatatatatatatatatatatatatatatatatatatataaagtcaTCTTTAGAAATTTCTCAATAAGTTAAAAATTCCAGGTTATATTGCTACATTTGATGTAATGTGACTACTATTACTAATTCTAATATCATCTagtcatttttttatattaacaaaaacactaaatggTGTATGTTAAGTGGAATTCTTCTTTCAGAATTTACACTACTTCACACCTTACTTTTTGAAATACagtgtgcatatactgtattcTCCATGTAAGGACCACATATGTGTGTCCCACATGAATAGATCATCACTTAGTCTATGACTGCTGACCAGTCTTCCTGTTCCTGCTACTGAGAAGCACCCCCACTGTATGATGATGCCCCCACCATGCTTCACCAAACctcttccatttcacaattattgaggCCTCTGTGCTCCTGGGAAATCTATCCATTAAAAGTTAATCTGCACCCAGCATGTGAAAAGAGTGAAGGGGTTTGGGTAATTTCTGAAGTCAATGTATATTGTTTATGTCAGCATTCTGATTTCTGTTGTATAATCAACATCTGTACctgtgttacatgtgtttttgtgaccacttggAGATGTGCACTTGTGATTTCACCATGGAACAGAAACAAATTCTGACCCAACATTTGTGTCCACTATTATCAATGGTGATGAGAGTTGTGTCTACAGCTACAACCCAGAGGTCATGTTTGCGTTAATGGCCAGTTCTACAGCACTGTTCTGAGATGTCTCAGGGAGGAAATTCAACACAAATGACCTGAACTGTCACGCGCTGCACTGCAGTCGTCACTCTTCACCCACTCTACTTCCTGGATTTGGCCTCCTgttacttcttcctcttcctgaaaatgaatttcaagCTTAAGGGTTGCCGTttggacacagtggaggagaccCAGCATGCATTGCAGATGGTGTGTGACATACAAAATGGAACTTTCTAGGGAATGTTCCAAGCATGGCAGGAGGCCTGTGAGAGGTATATCACTGTGCAGGGGAACTACTTTGATGCTGACTGGACTGAAACTAGGATTgtaacagtgttaatgttgcaAACTGTCACTACTATAAGTATTTCTCCTACCAGTGACACTGTATGTGCTAGTATTATTGTCTTAGTGATGACACTATTATTAGTGATTAGAAATTCTTGTAAAATGAAAGGATTCAAAACTTGTTTGTAAAAGATCAAACTCATCTACAGTACAACATGTTGCTCTAGCTCGGATGTCATTAAGATGAAAATTCTGTCATCTGATTGGACAAATAAAGATGGTATTAACTATGTAAATGAGAAAGGAGTTGATAAAAATCAAGATtatgcacagtcacacagtaaGGAAGAACTGTCTGGAGCATTTCAAAGGTAGGACATGAactaaaaatctttttttttttcttctagagATTTAACATTGTGTACAGAGTCATGtaggaaaaatatttaaaataaacacagatttttgacatttttaatattatcaaTCATGAATGTAAACTGATTTACAGGAGCCCAGAAACATGATACCAGAAGTAACTGACAACCACACTGATGAAATACATCCATGTTATCAAATAGATAAGGTCTCTAACACACTGATATACACCCGCGCtgcaatatgtgtttttttaaacattttcctttgGTCATTATGTGTACTAACAGTTTGTGGAAACCTTCTTGTAATAATCTCTatcatttacttcaaacagctccacactcctacaaactatcttattctctctctggctgtggctgacctgctCATGGGTGTTGTAGTCTTTCCTCTCACCATAGAATTCGGTGTAAGCTCTTGTCTGTattataaaactttattttgcaAAGTACGAGACTTCTTTGATGTAATATTGAGCGTAGCttccattttgaatttatgttgtatttctattgacagatattatgcagtgtgtcagcctctgaCATATAGAACTGAGATAAAtgctcacagtgctgcagtcatgATCCTGGTAACATGGAGTGTTTCAGTTCTGCTTGCCACTGGCTTTTTAGTTGAAGAATTTAACtatgaaaaatgtgaagaacaGTGTTTGATGAAGTTTCTCCTTCTAAACACTTTGGCACCACTTTTTGCATTTTACCTTCCATTGATCATAATGCTCTGTATCTACCTAAAGATTTTCCTTGTGGCACAGAGACAGGCTCGcagcatccacaacacaaactgtcagagcacaaagtctggagcaactgtcagtaagatggagagaaaggccaCCAAAACTCTGGCTACTGTTCTGGgagtttttctgatgtgttggcTTCCTTACTTCCTCTGTTATACCTTTCAGGTTTTGAGTCTTACGCCTTTGCCAATTGCACTGTCTGAAGCTTTTGTCTGCCTTGCGCTGTCCAATTCAATGTTCAATCCCTTTATTTATGCcttattttacagctggttcagatcagctttcagaatgatcatatcaggaaaaatatttcagggTGATTTTTCTAACACAAAACTGTCTTGACTTGTTTGGTGTGCTCTAACAGCCTACTGACTTGCAAATATTACCAACACTGgcaccacacacagctgtgacagtgttgatgtgttgaaTTATATCTTTGTGCAGGTAAAgtgtataaaacaaacaaacaaaaaaacccctcAACCTGTTGTGTGcatcattttacagacatttacctAAAATTCAGAAAAGATGTGATTTTGCAAGAAAGAGTCTGGATTttaatcaagttttttttttttttttaagttataaaTACTGTCCATATGTACATAAACAGGGTCACAGTAAGTGTTAATGCACCATACTATAGCATCATTTTACAGATAGTTACCCAAATTTCACCAAGAAAGTTCCTGAATTTTTAtcaaaagttatttaaagttattcatACTGTCCATATgctaacaaacaacaaaaaaacttgtAACATACAAGTGGGTATATGACTATAGTCTGGCCCAATTATCCAGCACAAACTAAGAAATAAATCACTAATGTGATTTCAGGCACATAGAAGGACAGGAGAGTGACTCGGCATAAATATATCAGGTGTGCACGCTTTCTATACCCACACACAGAATGAGTACTGTCAAAGTTTTATTCAGTACAGGAAGAGGTAAAAGCCAGTGGCTGCCAGCTGCCAGCCACCAACTGCGAAATCAAGAGCCACAGTGACGAGCCGCTCACATCAAATCACAGCTGCCATGACTGATGGCTTGACAGCATTTTTATACCAATGATAAAACAGCAGGGACTGCCCAGAGTGCTGCACAGGCAGGGGCACTGGTCCAATCCAGTCTGGAGGTTGTCCTGtgtaggagcagcagagggtggATAACACCAGTCCTAGACAGGGGCCTGCACAGCACACTTTGCATATGGTCaaaataaactgacagctgGTTGGCCACAGAGAGTGTGATTAACAAAGACAtctcaaaatacaaaattattattttgatgAGTTAACGTAACAGTTATACACTAAATTTATTTACCCAGAGTCACATTTGCACTCTGCGCAATGCATTGGCAAAGATGTTCAGAGGTGCTTTTTTGTGCTGAATTTCTAAGTTATAATCTTGCACCAACAGGGCCCACTGTATAAAGCACTGGTTGTGGTTGTACATGTGGGAGATAAACACGAGTGGGTTATGACCAGTTAAGACTATGACCTGCAAAGAACTGGACCCCAGGTACACCTCAATCAGAACAACAGAGTCAGTGCCTCAGttcaaaaagcttttaaaaacccACTTATACAAATGAGaattttacaacatttaatattgtcttttccattttcattgttgttatttccttttctttgaccttTCCTCTAATGTTGCTCTATTATCTAATTATTGTACATATTGTCTTTTCtgaaaggtgctatacaaataaagtttattattattattattactaactGGCCTGCTAGAGTGAAGGTAGGTATGAGCAGTCATAGACTATGTGATGATCTATTCATGTGAGACACACATATTTAATCAAAACTTATTTAAAGTTATACATACTGTCCAGGTATAACTACAGTACCTGcgcaaaagttttaggcacaaaagtaaagtgaggatgctgtcaaaaaaagcaaacagaaaaaaacctaaatcagatcagtatttcctaTTTCCTATTATACCCCTCctccctttgcctttaaaacagctccagttctcctaAGTACACCTGTACTCAGGTAGTTTATACAGCATCTTGTAGAAGTtgtctcagttcctctgtggattcagcctgtctcagtgtctgctgTCTCTTCATGTGATCTCACACTAactctgtgatgttgagatcagggctctgtgggggtcagaccatctactgcaggactccttgttcttcttgtctctgaggacagttcttcATGATGCTGATTGTGTGCTTGGACTCAATGTCCTGCTTCAGATTTAATCTGTAACTGATCAGACACTTCTGATGGTACTGATAGGGGATACGAgtaaaaaacatctgaagtgcctaaaacttttgcaccAGTGCTGTACATGGGTTCAGGGCTCTTGGTCAGTGTAAGTATTAATACACCATAGTACTCAAGTCCATTAAAAGCAGTGGGGGAgaagtcattattattattataaaacaaTTTCATGCAGGTAGACTCATGAAAAAGCAGATATTGCTTCAAATTTGCTCTGATGATAAACACTACATATCCGGACATGTAGCAAAgacaatattaatatttttatatcctACAGCTTACTAGAGAAAGTAGTTGATAAAACTCAAGATTACGCCACAGTCGCACAGTGAAGAAGAACTTGTAATTGTATATTGTGTAAATAATTTATTAGTTTGCTGGATTCGACTGCCTgttatttcctcctcttccctaaaatgaaattcaagcttAAGGGTTgccattttgacacagtggaagAGATCCTGTGCCATTGCAGATGGTGCATGACTTAGAGAATTGTTACATGCCAGGCCAGAGTATTTGTGAAGCTAGTTAGGCCTATTTGTTTGGATATGGTTTTTAGAGGTATCTTTGGATCTTTGGAGTATGCCAGCAGGCCCGTTAGCCCTCAGGGAAAGATGCAGCTAGTTTCTCTGTCTGGCGTCTGGTTGCTACCAGGGGCCCTACACAGAACCCTTCTCCCCCTGTCCCTGACTTGAGGCAACATATGAGCTCTGAGGTCAAGGTAATGTGGGAAGGGGGGTGGGATGGAGCTGGGCCCTCCTATTGTCACTCTATCCCTGGCCTAAAGTGGACAACACCAAGAATagtataatattaataaattaaactCACTGACAACCACACTGATGAATACATCCATGTTATGAAATAGATAAGGTCTCTAACACACTGATATACACCTGCGCTgcaatatgtgttttttaaaaacagtttcctAGTTTCATTATCTGTTGTAACAGTTTGTGGAAACCTTCTTGTAATAATCTCCatcatttacttcaaacagctcctccctgtttatctttatttctttctttgttgctgTCAAAGCAGGCCTAGACAGTCTGGGTATAATGAATGGAttcaaatgtccaaaaatgatttaaaaggtTCATTTCTTTCACAACACAGCATGTTGCTCTGACTCTGATGTCATCAAGTCCAGCATATGATTGGACGATTAAAGATGGTATCAACCATGGTAATGAGAAAGGAGTGATAAAAATCAAGATtatgcacagtcacacagtaaagAAGAACTGTCTGGAGCATTTCAAAGGTAGGAcatctttttttatcttctaGAGACTTAACATTGTGTATACAATCATATAGggaaaaatacttaaaatgaaaaaacagatctattacattttattattattaatcatgaATGTAAACTGATTTGCAGGAGCCAGAAACATGGCACCAGAAGTCACTGACAATCGTACTAATCAAATACATCCATGTTATGAAATAGATAAAGGTCTctaacacactgatacacacccACTCtgcaatatgtgtttttttaaacattttccttggCTCATTATGTGTTGTAATTGTTTGTGGAACCTTCTTGTAATAATCTCCATCACttacttcaaacagctccacactcctacaaactatcttattctctctctggctgtggctgacctgctTGTTGGTGTTCTAGTCTTACCTATCAGCATGGAATTCACTGTAAGTTCTTGTCTGTATTATGAACCTTTATTTGCAAAATGCATGTCTACTTTGATGTAACACTGAGCACAGCttccattttgaatttatgttgtatttctattgacagatattatggcagtgtgtcagcctctgaCATATAGAACTGAGATAAAtgctcacagtgctgcagtcatgATCCTGGTAACATGGAGTGTTTCAGTTCTGCTTGCCACTGGCTTTTTAGTTGCAGaattaaaccatgaaaaatgtggagaaatgtgttttatcgAGGTTCAACTTGCCAAATATTTTGGGactattttctcattttacctTCCAATGATCATATGCTCTGTATCTACCTAAAGATTTCCTTGTGGCACAGAGTCAGGCTCGcagcatccacaacacaaactgtcagagcacaAAGTCTGGCAGGCAACTGTCagtaagatggagagaaaggccaCCAAAACTCTGGCTACTGTTATGGgagtttttctgatgtgttggtctcctttcttcctctgttatACCTTTCAGCTTTTGAATCATGTGTCAGTGCCAGTTGCAGTGTTTGAAATTCTTATTTGCCTTGCAATGTTGAATTCAATTCTCAATCCCTTTATTTATGCcttattttacagctggttcAGATCAGCTATTCAGAATGATCATATCAGGAAAATATTTCAGGGTGATTTTTCTAACACAAAACTGTCCTGACTTATTGTTTGGTGTGCTCTAACAGCCTACTGACTTGCAAAATATTACCAACACTGgcaccacacacagctgtgacagtgttgatgtgttggaTGATATCTGTGTGCAGGTAAAGTGGCTGAGATACAAACTCTGGTGCATTATAGGGAGCTGTTCATGTTTACAGTCATGTAAATGAGAAACACTACTAGTGGCACTATTGTGTAAATAAGATATGAATGATGTGAAATACTGTTTCATAAATTACGATCAAAATTTCTAACTGCTAGAacttattgttattatattacaCTGAAGTTAAAGtcacagcaacatttctgtACTGTATCACAATGCAGCATATTctctgtttgcttgttttaacactttactgaaTTTATGAAATTCTTCTGTTGAATGCACCATTCAGCTCAAGATGTCAAGTGTTAAggcttcattaaaatgaaatagaaaagtCAACCTGTTGTGTGcatcattttacagacatttacctAAATTTCAGCAACGTGTACAGTGTGACTTTGCAAGAAAGAATCTGAATTTTAATCAAGTTATTTAAAGTTACACATACTGTCCATATGTACATAAACAGGGTCACAGTAAGTGTTAATGCACCATACTATAGCATCATTTTACAGATAGTTACCTAAAGTTCACCAAGaaagtttcagattttttatcaaaagttatttaaagttattcatACTGTCCATATGGTGTTTGGCCAAGGGAAGgagaaataacataaaacaaccaGGTGGACAAGCAGGTGCTCTaagaaataactaaataagaaaaagaagactCCAACTCAGGAGCTCGTCACCTCATCAGTGACTGAACAAAGGGGATGCACAAAAACTCTGGATCAACctcactaaaaaacaaacaaactgaaaaactagCAAAGCAGGTGTATGACTATAGTCTGGCTCAATTATCCAGCACAAACTAAGAAATAAATCACTAATGTGATTTCAGGCACATAGAAGGACAAGTGAGTGACTCAGCATAAATATATCAGGTGTGCACGCTTTctatacccacacacacacgagtaCCGTCAAACATGTATTTAGTacatgaagagataaaaacctGTGACCACCAGCCACCAACCGCGAAATCAAGAGCCACAGATGGAAAGACCTTTGTGAGAGTTTTCACAATGGAACTGGAAGTGATCTTACGCAGAGAGGCACTGGGTAATAGCATACATAATGCTAAGTACTGATTTCTATCTTAGTTTGGGGCAGGGGTCCTACACAATCCACCGTCAAAGGGCTGCTCTGTTGCAGGCATCAGATGTAACGGGGCTGGAGGTATTTTGTGGTTAGGTATACCAGCAACCGGGCAAGTGTGTAAAGTTAGATCAGCCTTTTGCAGGGCACATAGCTGTTTGTGTATAATGGAGAAGGCTACCTCATCTGGAGATAAGGCAtttggaggaggaggctttAACACTTCCTCCCACTCAGTAGGTGAGAGAACACTGTCAGTAATTGCAATGTCAGTGTTTGGGTTACACACTTGTAACCAGTCAGACATAGATTAGAATCAGGTTGGAGTAGGCTGGGGTTCTCTGGAGGAACGTCTAAGACCTCCAGGTTAGGAGTTATGTCACCACCAGCTACTGTATATTGGTTCAAATGTGCTTTGCTGATAAATCCACTCAGTGAACAATGCAATGGACTGTTACAGTCaatgatgaaatacaaaattaaagctCCACTCCAcatcacaaaacagaaagaagaaaagaaaaaagctatATTACGGTATAAAGTCATCTTTAGAAATTTCTCAATAAGTTAAAAATTCCAGGTTATATTGCTACATTTGATGTAATGT from Lates calcarifer isolate ASB-BC8 linkage group LG7_1, TLL_Latcal_v3, whole genome shotgun sequence carries:
- the LOC108895854 gene encoding trace amine-associated receptor 1-like — its product is MIPEVTDNHTDEIHPCYQIDKVSNTLIYTRAAICVFLNIFLWSLCVLTVCGNLLVIISIIYFKQLHTPTNYLILSLAVADLLMGVVVFPLTIEFGVSSCLYYKTLFCKVRDFFDVILSVASILNLCCISIDRYYAVCQPLTYRTEINAHSAAVMILVTWSVSVLLATGFLVEEFNYEKCEEQCLMKFLLLNTLAPLFAFYLPLIIMLCIYLKIFLVAQRQARSIHNTNCQSTKSGATVSKMERKATKTLATVLGVFLMCWLPYFLCYTFQVLSLTPLPIALSEAFVCLALSNSMFNPFIYALFYSWFRSAFRMIISGKIFQGDFSNTKLS